A single Crateriforma conspicua DNA region contains:
- a CDS encoding NAD-dependent epimerase/dehydratase family protein: MERNPSQSPMKVFVTGAAGFIGSHVCLRLAEDGHNVVGIDNFNDYYSPILKRHRSNESAKHGIEVIEGDIENLEVLDGIFAQNGFDAVINLGARAGVRYSTKNPHVYMKTNGHGNLNLLECCRKHGVGKFVLASTSSLYAGQSAPFDEANPTVRPLSPYAASKLAAESMAFSYHHLYGLDVSILRYFTVYGPSGRPDMAVFRFIESILSGTPITLYGDGKQSRDFTYVTDIADGTVAALRPVGYELFNLGGGQTPVPMNDVIEMLERHTGEKAKIEYKPFHDADMHVTHAKNQKAEKILSWSPKVSLDEGLNETVAWHLSSRNLFQEMDSTPLSATSLRS; encoded by the coding sequence ATGGAACGCAATCCAAGTCAATCGCCAATGAAAGTTTTCGTTACAGGAGCAGCTGGTTTTATTGGGTCGCACGTTTGCCTTCGCCTCGCCGAAGATGGCCACAACGTAGTTGGAATTGACAACTTTAATGATTACTACTCACCCATTCTAAAGCGTCACCGCTCAAATGAATCGGCAAAGCATGGTATCGAAGTCATCGAAGGGGACATCGAAAACCTAGAAGTGCTCGATGGCATTTTTGCGCAGAACGGCTTCGACGCGGTCATCAACCTGGGGGCACGAGCCGGGGTGCGTTACAGCACCAAAAACCCTCACGTCTACATGAAGACCAACGGACACGGAAATCTGAATCTGTTGGAATGTTGCCGCAAACATGGTGTCGGAAAATTTGTTCTCGCATCAACGTCTTCTCTGTACGCGGGGCAATCCGCGCCGTTTGATGAAGCCAATCCAACGGTCAGGCCGCTCTCTCCCTATGCGGCCTCGAAACTTGCCGCGGAATCCATGGCCTTTTCCTATCATCACCTCTACGGCTTGGACGTCTCCATCCTCCGTTACTTCACCGTTTACGGCCCAAGCGGACGTCCCGACATGGCAGTCTTTCGGTTCATTGAATCCATCCTATCTGGGACCCCAATCACGCTCTACGGTGACGGAAAACAGTCACGCGATTTCACTTACGTAACAGACATTGCCGACGGCACTGTAGCCGCTTTGCGGCCCGTCGGATACGAACTGTTCAACTTAGGTGGCGGCCAGACTCCCGTGCCAATGAACGATGTCATTGAAATGCTTGAGCGACACACCGGCGAAAAGGCCAAAATCGAATACAAACCATTTCACGACGCCGACATGCACGTTACGCATGCCAAGAACCAAAAGGCTGAAAAAATACTGAGTTGGAGTCCTAAGGTCAGCCTAGATGAAGGGCTAAACGAAACCGTCGCCTGGCATCTCAGCAGCCGCAATCTTTTTCAGGAAATGGATTCTACACCCCTATCGGCTACATCTTTGCGAAGCTGA
- a CDS encoding glycosyltransferase family 4 protein, with amino-acid sequence MIDNPYTHSLRQRVLCRVARRHLLKTFSHAWVCGRSHYMLMRKAGFPDQRIIPGLYCASAKTFSPNFDQGIDGEKRILYAGRLLDWKGVEDLVVAFMRIPESERNGWKLRIAGTGPLAERINRIASQESSVKVLGFLSPEQLAKEMKNADAFCLPSWHEHWGVVVHEAALSGLLLVLSTGVEAASEFLIDGYNGYSFEPSDTKDLETAIRKLISTDDLSHLKRHSRELGERHRVEHWCQRLLSVIQSAHAGD; translated from the coding sequence ATGATCGACAACCCGTACACTCACTCGCTACGCCAGCGCGTGCTTTGTCGCGTTGCCAGACGCCATTTACTGAAGACATTTTCGCATGCCTGGGTTTGCGGTCGCTCCCACTACATGTTGATGAGGAAGGCTGGGTTTCCAGACCAGAGAATCATCCCAGGACTTTATTGCGCATCAGCGAAAACGTTTTCCCCCAATTTTGATCAAGGCATCGATGGAGAAAAGAGAATTCTCTACGCAGGACGCCTTTTGGATTGGAAGGGCGTGGAGGACCTCGTCGTGGCGTTCATGAGAATTCCTGAGTCCGAGAGAAACGGATGGAAGCTAAGAATTGCAGGGACCGGTCCATTAGCGGAGCGCATTAATCGAATAGCTTCGCAAGAATCTAGCGTCAAAGTTCTCGGATTTCTGTCGCCCGAACAACTGGCGAAGGAAATGAAGAATGCAGACGCCTTTTGCCTTCCAAGCTGGCATGAGCACTGGGGAGTGGTCGTACATGAAGCCGCTCTCTCGGGTCTATTGCTAGTGCTTTCCACCGGCGTCGAGGCCGCTTCTGAATTTCTGATCGATGGGTATAACGGCTACTCGTTCGAGCCAAGTGACACGAAGGACCTAGAAACTGCAATACGAAAACTTATTTCGACTGACGACCTCTCACATCTAAAACGTCACAGCAGAGAGCTAGGTGAACGGCATCGAGTCGAACACTGGTGCCAGCGTCTTCTATCCGTGATCCAATCAGCACACGCTGGGGATTGA
- a CDS encoding class I SAM-dependent methyltransferase has product MSKKRKIINDAKNFSRAVKTRWYLRHRRKIEAILRDGTPPDTRETDRNFDAIQNRTPARRFVYGYSPLECWTRASERVAELLKLDCLQEPGAKTLEVGCGDGLVSLQLSAYGHDVACTDLEDWRSKQCRHLPSHIGKMEDGLPYEDNEFDCAFSYNTFEHVEQPDQCLAEMSRVVRPGGLILISFSPLYCSPWGLHAYRTINAPYAQFLFSESTIIEKLNEIGHRDLGRESTVLQPLNKWRIESFSETFGAASQTRIHTLVRTYDFLHLDWVLRFPQVFTGQELELDDITVAGISCILRRCK; this is encoded by the coding sequence ATGAGCAAGAAACGCAAAATCATAAACGATGCCAAGAATTTCTCGAGGGCGGTAAAGACTCGTTGGTACTTGCGTCATCGTCGCAAGATTGAGGCGATCCTGCGTGACGGAACGCCGCCGGACACCAGGGAGACCGATCGGAACTTTGATGCCATTCAAAACCGAACTCCAGCGCGACGTTTCGTCTACGGATACAGCCCGCTTGAGTGCTGGACTCGAGCCTCTGAACGTGTCGCAGAGTTGCTCAAGCTCGATTGTCTGCAAGAACCCGGTGCGAAGACGCTTGAAGTGGGCTGTGGTGACGGCCTAGTCTCCTTGCAGTTGTCCGCATACGGACACGACGTTGCCTGCACCGACCTGGAAGACTGGCGTTCAAAACAATGCAGGCATCTACCAAGCCACATCGGAAAGATGGAGGATGGACTGCCCTATGAAGACAATGAATTTGATTGTGCCTTCAGCTACAACACTTTTGAACATGTCGAACAGCCAGACCAGTGCTTGGCAGAGATGTCTCGCGTGGTCCGCCCGGGAGGATTGATTCTGATCTCATTCAGTCCGCTCTACTGTAGCCCTTGGGGACTGCACGCCTACCGGACGATCAACGCGCCATACGCACAGTTTCTGTTTTCTGAGAGCACTATCATCGAGAAACTCAATGAGATCGGCCATCGCGACCTAGGCCGCGAATCAACTGTGCTGCAACCACTCAACAAGTGGCGTATTGAGTCATTCTCCGAGACGTTTGGAGCAGCGTCCCAAACAAGAATCCACACGCTAGTTCGCACTTATGATTTTCTACACCTTGACTGGGTTCTGCGGTTCCCCCAGGTTTTCACCGGTCAAGAGCTAGAACTCGACGACATCACAGTGGCGGGAATCTCGTGCATATTAAGGCGTTGCAAGTAA
- a CDS encoding glycosyltransferase family 2 protein — MAITDNHNVPKVSVLMAVRDGMPFLPSACDSILKQNTVSLELIVVDDGSQDGSSDFLADLEQRVPHVRCITAVRPGLAACLNQAARLAEGEYLARMDADDVAMPHRFAVQTKVLESNPQMVATFSRVFCIDSDDVTVAPAFSIPSEQIDQKHIQSGFGAVCHPTALIRRSAFEAVGGYTEKLQTSQDLDLWLRLAEIGELHNNHQILLKYRIHDGQVSTTKADRQREDGRLAVEYAISRRKIRGIRTTQPAKAATEYRPSPLAHRVIGNGFPQSLFYSMRYIAYSKASRRSWSTLSDVINYYFNAILVRLPQRKNLSEK, encoded by the coding sequence ATGGCGATTACAGATAACCACAACGTGCCCAAGGTAAGCGTGTTGATGGCAGTGCGGGATGGAATGCCGTTCTTGCCATCTGCGTGCGACAGCATCTTGAAACAGAACACTGTTTCATTGGAACTGATCGTCGTGGACGATGGTTCACAGGATGGATCTAGTGACTTTTTGGCAGATTTGGAACAGCGGGTTCCCCACGTACGTTGTATCACCGCTGTGCGTCCCGGGCTTGCGGCATGCCTAAACCAGGCGGCCAGGCTGGCCGAAGGAGAGTACTTGGCTCGAATGGACGCTGACGATGTGGCGATGCCACATCGCTTCGCTGTGCAGACAAAGGTTCTGGAATCAAATCCGCAAATGGTTGCCACGTTCAGCCGGGTATTCTGTATCGATTCAGACGATGTCACAGTCGCGCCCGCTTTCTCCATCCCGTCAGAACAAATCGACCAAAAACATATCCAATCTGGATTCGGAGCCGTTTGCCACCCAACCGCTCTGATTCGTCGCTCGGCGTTTGAAGCAGTTGGTGGCTACACTGAAAAGCTCCAGACATCTCAAGACCTTGATCTCTGGCTCCGATTGGCAGAAATTGGCGAACTACACAATAACCATCAGATTCTACTCAAATATCGAATACACGACGGGCAGGTATCGACAACAAAAGCGGATAGACAGCGTGAAGACGGACGCCTGGCGGTGGAATATGCGATTTCAAGAAGAAAGATTCGCGGCATCCGCACTACGCAGCCGGCAAAAGCAGCCACAGAATATAGACCATCCCCATTAGCGCACCGCGTGATCGGAAATGGATTTCCGCAATCGCTGTTCTACTCGATGCGGTACATTGCGTACAGCAAAGCGTCAAGGCGATCATGGTCTACGCTTTCCGACGTCATCAACTACTATTTCAACGCAATACTTGTGCGTCTTCCACAACGCAAAAACCTTTCCGAGAAGTAG
- a CDS encoding lipopolysaccharide biosynthesis protein, giving the protein MRFLLDVMGKPGYGLYSAISASGTLLTFISSALLVGSQRQIAYSIGIDNFEERRRTFAGVVFSFLAIAVLIGGVGFAIRDTVLSSLDLGDISFSVASATYSAAIVALVVNVASTPYRAAFTARQQFGFTSTVDSGSKVILLFGALALPLFATSPLVSYSRITVLVGLLNLALYASLAMRRFSETRVRPSDLSLSTLTPIVTFAGWKLWESIAQALRQQGSIVAVNSFFGPTVNAAYSIGQQFAGHIVNVAGAISAVIAPAAATSEGKGQSQRLLQMSVVGSKYPVFAASFIAIPLLICTKETLELAIGTKADQWMVAFLRILIITRVIGMISWGEALAADAKGKVAVLSLAHTFPFFLAFGLVIACWTAEKLFSPYVMPITMLITTALIAVWFKPWWVGAMLNRPYQKYLSDTILPVTSSLAAPFAVAFAVNGTVQHPFAKLILVSLVSGISLVGSIWFFGMSPWERDKWIPLIRSAKKRLSTGLR; this is encoded by the coding sequence ATGCGTTTTTTGCTTGACGTCATGGGAAAGCCCGGCTACGGCTTGTATTCTGCAATCTCAGCAAGTGGAACACTTCTCACTTTCATTTCTTCAGCGCTTTTGGTTGGATCTCAGCGGCAAATTGCCTATTCTATTGGGATCGACAATTTTGAAGAGCGTCGTAGGACATTCGCCGGCGTTGTCTTTTCATTTCTTGCCATAGCGGTTCTTATCGGTGGTGTAGGATTTGCGATTCGAGATACAGTCTTAAGTTCACTCGATCTCGGTGACATCTCATTTTCTGTTGCTTCGGCTACCTACTCCGCGGCAATTGTCGCTTTGGTTGTGAATGTTGCTTCAACTCCTTATCGGGCAGCCTTCACTGCGCGACAACAATTCGGTTTTACGTCAACTGTCGACAGCGGCTCCAAAGTCATCTTGTTGTTTGGAGCACTTGCCCTTCCGCTGTTCGCGACGTCGCCACTGGTGTCGTACAGTAGAATCACAGTGCTCGTTGGCTTACTGAACCTTGCACTTTATGCTTCTCTTGCAATGCGTCGCTTCAGCGAAACGCGCGTTAGGCCAAGCGATTTAAGCTTATCCACTTTGACGCCGATAGTCACTTTTGCAGGCTGGAAGCTTTGGGAGTCTATTGCTCAAGCTCTTAGGCAACAAGGATCCATTGTGGCTGTCAACTCCTTCTTTGGCCCAACGGTTAACGCAGCATATTCCATTGGTCAGCAATTCGCGGGACATATCGTCAACGTGGCGGGCGCAATAAGCGCCGTGATTGCTCCTGCTGCGGCGACAAGTGAGGGCAAGGGGCAGTCACAGCGACTTCTGCAAATGTCGGTCGTGGGAAGCAAGTACCCGGTCTTCGCGGCAAGCTTCATCGCCATTCCACTGCTGATCTGCACCAAGGAAACTCTAGAGCTGGCAATTGGCACCAAGGCGGACCAATGGATGGTAGCGTTTCTCCGCATCCTGATCATCACACGGGTAATCGGAATGATCAGCTGGGGAGAGGCTTTGGCTGCGGATGCAAAGGGAAAAGTTGCCGTTCTTTCGCTCGCTCACACCTTCCCATTCTTCCTGGCATTCGGACTTGTCATCGCGTGTTGGACAGCTGAGAAGCTGTTCTCGCCATACGTGATGCCCATCACCATGCTGATAACAACGGCACTTATCGCCGTTTGGTTCAAGCCTTGGTGGGTCGGTGCTATGCTGAATCGTCCTTACCAGAAGTATCTTTCGGACACGATTCTTCCAGTAACCAGCAGCCTGGCCGCTCCATTCGCCGTCGCGTTCGCCGTCAATGGCACGGTGCAGCACCCCTTCGCAAAGCTTATCCTCGTTTCGCTAGTCTCTGGAATCTCGCTAGTCGGATCGATATGGTTCTTTGGAATGTCACCCTGGGAACGCGACAAGTGGATCCCGCTGATCCGCTCAGCGAAAAAGCGGCTATCAACTGGTCTCCGCTGA
- a CDS encoding FkbM family methyltransferase: protein MTGATGNIYCGLYEFADMAFLLHFLRPEDFFLDIGANVGVYTVLASAHVGASSMCFEPVPDTLKQLRDNISTNGIEQLVEVAPYALGESNGSVAFSNEELDTVNHIVYDQSENANALMIEIRTLDGLELAQQPDLIKMDVEGFESAVIAGGGFTLKSDRLAAILVELNGSGERYGFSDTDTHNKLLDIGFHPCSYDPFERSLTRLENRSGSVNTLYVRDFNRVSERLSSASPVHLPFCTV from the coding sequence ATGACCGGTGCGACGGGCAATATATATTGCGGTCTCTATGAGTTTGCAGACATGGCATTCCTATTGCATTTTTTGAGACCTGAAGATTTCTTCCTAGACATTGGGGCAAACGTCGGTGTGTACACTGTGCTGGCATCTGCACACGTCGGCGCAAGTTCGATGTGCTTCGAACCAGTTCCGGACACCCTAAAGCAGTTGCGCGACAATATTTCCACGAATGGAATCGAGCAACTCGTCGAGGTTGCTCCATATGCATTAGGCGAGTCCAATGGAAGCGTGGCATTCTCGAATGAAGAGCTCGACACCGTAAATCATATCGTCTACGATCAATCCGAGAATGCGAATGCCTTAATGATTGAAATCCGAACGCTGGATGGCCTGGAGTTGGCCCAGCAGCCAGATCTTATCAAAATGGATGTTGAGGGATTTGAATCTGCAGTGATAGCGGGTGGTGGATTCACGCTAAAGAGCGACCGCTTGGCCGCGATACTTGTGGAGCTAAACGGAAGCGGCGAACGTTATGGTTTTTCAGACACCGACACTCACAATAAGCTTTTGGACATCGGATTTCATCCGTGCTCGTACGATCCATTTGAGCGCAGTTTGACGCGGCTTGAGAATCGCTCTGGTTCAGTGAACACGCTTTATGTACGCGACTTCAATCGCGTTTCAGAGCGTCTATCCTCCGCTAGCCCAGTGCATCTACCATTTTGCACGGTGTGA
- a CDS encoding prenyltransferase/squalene oxidase repeat-containing protein, which produces MNWKTRVLEYINSLRIKDDAGFASVEGKRRTVYGTGYALQTLHFLNALDDSHNNDLDWLLDCQDAETGWFVGDEFSTIPKGQQHDISHLSLHLTCSSALPAIDNMGARPTHPFRSFERFLDRSHLLQWLNERDLSNPWYEGNNLLFVGQLIDWHQRIEEGKEWKERLRDWFDFHDQHFDIETGMWGTDEGASTRAAMCGAYHQLILYWHHSHPVRHWQRLIDCTLSLQHADGGFSETLGGGACEDIDAIDILVNCYHRFDYRRSEIRDALLAARRLILSIQNSDGGFPYKRGATNVHMGMKDTRTSRGGSGIFPTWFRVHALALIDRVVQQENFGMQFNNSVCMGGYCQPEGELLPCSVSLSEQERLRRRVRNNKLTRAVKEYSKLTVKLPFRAVKRLLATG; this is translated from the coding sequence ATGAATTGGAAAACTCGAGTTCTTGAGTATATCAACTCGCTGAGAATCAAAGATGACGCAGGCTTTGCATCTGTCGAGGGAAAACGCAGGACTGTATATGGAACAGGATATGCGTTACAGACGTTGCACTTTCTCAACGCTCTAGATGACAGTCACAACAACGACCTCGATTGGCTACTCGATTGCCAGGACGCAGAAACGGGCTGGTTTGTCGGAGACGAATTCTCCACCATTCCTAAAGGGCAACAGCACGACATTTCGCATTTGAGCCTGCATCTCACCTGCTCATCTGCTCTTCCGGCGATTGACAACATGGGGGCACGCCCCACCCATCCATTTCGCTCGTTCGAAAGATTCCTAGATCGCTCTCACTTGCTCCAGTGGCTAAATGAAAGAGACTTATCGAACCCTTGGTATGAAGGTAATAACCTGCTATTTGTGGGGCAACTAATTGATTGGCATCAGCGAATCGAGGAAGGCAAAGAATGGAAGGAAAGACTAAGGGATTGGTTCGACTTCCACGATCAGCATTTTGACATTGAAACAGGAATGTGGGGCACGGACGAGGGAGCTTCAACGCGTGCTGCTATGTGCGGTGCCTATCATCAACTGATCTTGTATTGGCATCACAGCCACCCTGTTCGTCATTGGCAAAGACTTATCGATTGCACCCTTTCTCTCCAACATGCCGACGGAGGCTTTTCAGAAACTCTTGGGGGCGGCGCCTGTGAAGACATCGATGCCATCGACATCCTCGTCAATTGCTATCACCGTTTTGATTATCGACGCAGTGAAATTCGAGATGCACTCTTGGCGGCCAGGCGATTGATACTATCAATTCAAAACTCTGATGGCGGTTTTCCGTATAAGAGGGGCGCAACCAACGTGCATATGGGGATGAAAGACACGCGTACATCACGTGGTGGATCAGGGATTTTCCCCACCTGGTTTAGGGTACACGCACTCGCATTAATTGACCGAGTTGTTCAACAGGAAAATTTCGGCATGCAGTTCAATAACTCTGTTTGCATGGGTGGGTACTGCCAACCTGAAGGCGAACTACTTCCTTGCAGTGTAAGTCTCAGCGAACAAGAGCGTCTTCGCCGCAGGGTAAGGAACAATAAGCTCACCCGTGCAGTCAAGGAGTATTCGAAGTTGACTGTGAAGCTCCCATTCAGGGCCGTAAAGCGACTACTTGCAACGGGATAG
- a CDS encoding glycosyltransferase, translating into MDQPDFPVLTIATISFNQAEFLEQAIVSALEAIPDGKTVDYIVLDGGSTDGSVDIIRRYSDRLYHWDSKPDGGPAAALKEAVERSRAPWFYYLNADDLVSRKGFRLAFDRISRDVNTDVYYANGYTLNEATGRVCRRVSDTWHLSSYARGTCSIIQQSTFIRRSTLIESGNFNPENRSCWDGEAIFEIARNGGRFCRLPFPVGVFRIHENSITGSQQIVDRYISDRRKIARRIDQNYLHPSGHSILAYLATRLKQPSDAIRRLNASIADLIKPVHLQEILNDVN; encoded by the coding sequence ATGGATCAACCTGACTTTCCTGTACTCACGATCGCAACGATTTCATTCAACCAGGCTGAATTCCTCGAGCAGGCCATTGTTTCTGCATTGGAAGCCATTCCAGATGGTAAAACCGTTGACTATATCGTTTTGGACGGCGGGTCCACCGATGGGTCCGTCGATATAATCCGTCGCTATAGTGATCGATTATACCACTGGGACTCTAAGCCCGACGGCGGGCCGGCAGCGGCGCTGAAGGAAGCTGTCGAAAGGTCTCGAGCTCCTTGGTTCTACTACTTGAACGCCGATGATCTCGTTTCAAGGAAAGGATTCCGTTTGGCCTTTGATCGAATTTCCAGAGACGTCAATACCGACGTGTACTATGCCAACGGATACACGTTGAACGAAGCCACTGGTAGAGTCTGTCGCCGCGTTAGCGACACGTGGCATCTATCTAGCTATGCACGTGGCACGTGCTCGATTATTCAACAATCAACGTTTATTCGCCGAAGTACACTAATTGAATCCGGCAACTTCAATCCTGAAAATCGCTCTTGCTGGGACGGAGAAGCGATCTTTGAAATTGCGAGAAACGGCGGCCGATTTTGCCGACTCCCATTTCCCGTTGGAGTATTCCGCATCCACGAAAACTCTATCACCGGATCGCAGCAAATAGTCGATCGCTACATTAGCGATCGCCGGAAGATTGCTAGACGCATTGACCAAAACTACCTTCACCCAAGTGGCCATTCAATTTTGGCATACCTAGCTACAAGGCTCAAGCAGCCGAGTGATGCTATTCGTCGGCTTAACGCCTCCATTGCAGATCTCATCAAGCCCGTTCATTTGCAAGAGATCCTAAACGATGTCAACTAA
- a CDS encoding glycosyltransferase family 4 protein, translating to MSTKSRPCLVTSQFDRQLGGAANTIDKFRNALNAAVLSYGGEEDSDYPADYRVPIPKGIMGRAFGMPRACDRHLPTENFNLVSSHLLYRYHCEAAYQIHRKQKAPLWIVPHGGLDPYVFSYRRAQKASWLKYVASRYFRSASRVIFATRAEKNKALNYVAVDKTAVINWPVSPIELSDAQIRRKAFRRSLGISDSSHAMLYLGRVSPMKRPEETIAAFAAAKRNQEADLIIVGNESGITLSDLHASIPPSVKDHVHIVGPLWGRDRDNAFLGCDSYITLSFRENFGHTVAEALSAELPIVSAPGIDLLGELPANPFGIYLKSDDFDEAVAGIEAMLDMAYRDRKQIGSDASAWVRTHLTAERFRSQLLDIYRQDISSPESATYLGQRSAAEGTSI from the coding sequence ATGTCAACTAAGTCTCGCCCCTGTCTTGTCACGTCACAATTCGATAGACAGCTTGGCGGGGCGGCGAACACAATTGACAAATTTCGAAATGCACTGAATGCTGCGGTGCTGTCCTATGGGGGGGAAGAGGACTCAGATTACCCCGCCGACTATCGTGTTCCCATCCCAAAGGGGATTATGGGAAGAGCTTTCGGAATGCCTCGAGCATGTGATAGGCACTTGCCAACGGAAAATTTCAACCTGGTTTCGAGCCACCTCCTTTATCGATATCACTGTGAAGCTGCCTACCAAATCCACCGAAAGCAAAAGGCGCCGTTGTGGATCGTGCCTCACGGTGGTCTCGATCCATATGTATTCTCGTACCGACGAGCACAAAAAGCGTCATGGCTGAAATATGTTGCTTCTCGATACTTTCGATCTGCCAGCCGCGTTATCTTTGCAACCCGTGCGGAAAAGAATAAGGCGCTGAACTATGTTGCAGTTGACAAGACGGCGGTAATCAACTGGCCTGTTAGCCCAATCGAACTGTCTGATGCTCAAATCCGACGGAAGGCATTCCGTCGATCCCTTGGGATTTCAGATTCATCGCATGCCATGCTTTATTTGGGGCGAGTTTCACCAATGAAGCGGCCAGAAGAGACCATAGCTGCATTCGCGGCAGCCAAGAGGAACCAAGAAGCTGATCTTATTATCGTCGGTAACGAGTCGGGCATTACACTTTCTGATTTACATGCTTCGATACCTCCTTCTGTGAAAGATCACGTGCACATCGTAGGCCCACTATGGGGCCGTGACCGGGACAACGCTTTTCTTGGTTGCGATTCGTACATTACACTTTCGTTTCGCGAAAATTTCGGACATACCGTCGCCGAGGCGCTTTCCGCTGAATTGCCGATTGTTTCTGCGCCAGGTATCGACCTGCTTGGTGAGTTGCCGGCGAATCCGTTTGGTATTTATCTGAAATCAGATGATTTTGACGAAGCGGTTGCGGGGATTGAGGCAATGCTCGACATGGCCTACCGAGATCGCAAGCAGATCGGATCTGACGCGTCTGCTTGGGTCCGAACACATCTGACAGCTGAACGCTTTCGATCCCAGCTTTTGGACATTTATCGTCAAGATATATCATCCCCAGAATCAGCAACCTACCTTGGGCAGCGATCTGCGGCCGAGGGGACGTCTATATGA
- a CDS encoding glycosyltransferase translates to MSLLNPHCRVNIVSPKYWSGGAERASRELSAALHASQANVTHYVAVEQSDTPAYVKGIRIPLEKYLRSCDSSHSWGDWRCIGSAMLFNRLAKESSRSSASNLLHLHNIAHNRGNWCSLTALKNACKEIPVVWTLHDEWATHPGISYDLGKIYASEFLKTKYPDICQYLDRSHPMAQKRVNSILPRMPRPDALITPSVWLADLAQSAEHFSGIPVHVVPYGLSFLNQPEVSCPQLAARSRLGLPQKASIILVIAANMMSPFKGMGHAIQLLSRPELSEYDVLIAGNNGRFISESVQQRCFDLGFIDGDENLALCYRAADLVLLPSAADNLPYTALEAMACSRAIAAFEVGGMTELVGNDERGVVSKPFDTDSLAAKIDSAFRSPGMLSAMGDAGNSWVKANCDPDLYLKRTTEIYCDAFRAKGFSHVCEA, encoded by the coding sequence TTGAGCCTTTTGAATCCGCACTGCCGAGTCAATATTGTTTCACCGAAGTATTGGAGCGGTGGCGCCGAGCGTGCCTCACGAGAATTGTCGGCTGCACTGCACGCATCCCAAGCAAATGTCACACACTACGTTGCTGTCGAGCAGTCGGACACTCCGGCGTATGTCAAGGGCATCCGAATTCCGCTAGAGAAGTACCTACGTTCATGTGATTCATCTCATAGCTGGGGTGACTGGCGTTGCATTGGCTCTGCGATGCTATTCAACAGACTGGCGAAGGAATCCAGCCGCAGCTCCGCTTCGAACCTCTTGCATTTGCACAACATTGCGCACAATCGCGGAAATTGGTGTTCATTAACCGCGCTAAAGAATGCTTGCAAAGAGATTCCCGTGGTCTGGACCTTGCACGACGAATGGGCGACTCATCCAGGCATCAGCTACGATTTGGGAAAAATCTACGCATCCGAATTTTTGAAAACAAAGTACCCCGATATCTGCCAGTACCTGGACAGATCGCATCCAATGGCGCAAAAACGAGTCAATTCCATTCTGCCCAGGATGCCACGTCCGGATGCCCTTATCACGCCGTCTGTCTGGCTCGCGGATCTTGCACAAAGTGCCGAGCATTTTTCTGGAATTCCGGTTCACGTGGTTCCCTACGGACTTTCGTTTCTTAACCAACCGGAAGTATCATGTCCTCAATTGGCTGCTAGATCGCGGCTGGGCCTGCCACAGAAGGCCAGCATCATTTTAGTTATTGCTGCCAACATGATGTCGCCCTTTAAGGGAATGGGCCATGCGATTCAGTTATTGTCTCGACCGGAATTATCAGAATACGACGTATTGATAGCCGGAAATAACGGACGATTTATCTCAGAAAGTGTACAACAACGTTGCTTTGACCTGGGCTTCATCGACGGAGATGAGAACTTAGCACTTTGTTATCGTGCTGCTGATCTTGTGCTACTACCTTCCGCGGCCGACAATCTTCCCTATACAGCTCTCGAGGCTATGGCATGCAGCCGAGCTATCGCTGCATTCGAAGTCGGTGGAATGACCGAACTTGTGGGAAATGATGAACGCGGTGTGGTTTCTAAACCATTCGACACCGACTCGCTTGCCGCGAAAATTGACAGTGCATTCCGAAGTCCGGGCATGCTTTCCGCAATGGGCGATGCCGGAAATTCATGGGTGAAAGCGAACTGCGATCCAGATCTGTACCTAAAAAGGACGACAGAAATCTATTGTGACGCATTTCGGGCAAAAGGCTTTTCGCACGTCTGTGAAGCATAG